A genomic window from Xyrauchen texanus isolate HMW12.3.18 chromosome 15, RBS_HiC_50CHRs, whole genome shotgun sequence includes:
- the LOC127656275 gene encoding ras-related protein Rab-13 produces MAKKYDFLFKLLLIGDSGVGKTCLIIRFAEDNFNSTYISTIGIDFKVKTIEIEGKKVKLQVWDTAGQERFKTITNAYYRGAMGIILVYDITDEKSFENIQNWMKSIKENASAGVSRMLLGNKCDIEAKRKVPKEIGEKLAKEHGIRFFETSAKSSINVDESFASLARDILLKSNKKSGPTGREVKITSTEKKSPKCLLL; encoded by the exons ATGGCTAAGAAATACGACTTCCTCTTTAAATTGCTGCTTATTGGTGATAGTGGTGTTGGCAAGACATGTTTAATCATCCGTTTTGCGGAGGATAATTTTAATTCAACGTACATATCAACCATTG GTATTGACTTCAAAGTAAAGACCATTGAGATTGAGGGGAAGAAAGTCAAACTGCAAGTCtg GGACACAGCAGGACAGGAGAGATTTAAGACCATCACTAATGCTTACTATAGAGGAGCCATG GGCATCATCCttgtgtatgacatcactgatgaAAAGTCCTTTGAGAATATTCAGAACTGGATGAAGAGCATCAAAGAA AATGCATCAGCAGGTGTAAGTCGGATGTTACTTGGCAACAAGTGTGACATAGAGGCCAAAAGGAAGGTGCCAAAGGAGATAGGTGAGAAG CTTGCAAAGGAACATGGTATTCGATTCTTTGAGACTAGTGCAAAATCAAGCATCAACGTTGATGAG TCTTTTGCCTCTCTTGCTCGTGACATTTTGCTGAAGTCAAATAAGAAGTCG GGTCCAACGGGTCGAGAGGTTAAAATTACCAGCACAGAGAAAAAGTCACCCAAATGTCTTCTTCTTTAG